CCGAAATGCAACAGACTGCTACTGCTGCTTTCATAGATACAACCCTGAGCACACTGTTCATCTATCTTACACTTAGAATGTGTTTCATCGTTGAGTAACGTTGAATATCTTCGTAACGCACAGCAGAACTGCTTATCAGACATTTTGTCTGACCTCGACATGGCTAATGTTTCTCATCTCAATGCTATGTTTCTGCATAGTAAAGCAAACTGGCTTCTGAGAATTCTGGCACAACACATTTCTTGTCAATTGGATGCTACGAGCGACAAACTAAACGACTTAAGCAGCATTATTGTCATTCCAGCTATTAACGATCACGAAAAACTCTATGCATATATGTTTTCCAGCTGTCTTGAGCCACTACTAAAAACCAGGATATTTCATTGTGAGTTTTTAAGTCATAGTAGCACCCATGTGGTTTCTAGCACTAACAAGGGAGAGGATCATATTCTAAGTGTGTGTAAAGAGGCTGCATTGTTCTTGGAGACTGATTTCGTTACCTTATAGGGCCAGTCAGCCAGAGCCCTCTAATAAAGCCCTCTATTCTATACAGTATATCTTTTGGGCTACATGCCCTCCAGCAGAGTTAGTTAGAGACTGAGAGGGTTGATCATTGTTTCATGCAGCACATCCAGGAACCGAATCTCACATGACATACATGGGAGAGTCCATGATAATAACATATGTGTTCAATCGGTTCAAATCCTTGGTGATGACCCCTTTCACAGTGAAGATGTCAAAGTAGAAACACTCTCGTTTCACTTCCTGATATCTGAGGTTTGAAATAATCAATACTCATTGAAGAATTAATGGAGTTCATTTGTTTGCAACGATTTGTAATATTTTTAGCAAACTATctcttttaaaatgtattttttacaaTTACCATTTTGGTTTAATTGCATGTGCAACAGGCTACTGCACATCATGTCAAAACCTATTAGTAGTTATCCAGTAATACAAAGTAGAACCCCCGACAGTAGACTGACCACATGAAGTATAGAACACATTACAGTTGTATGTAAGGTCTATTGCTTGCTTGTGTAAACATGAATAGGCCTACACTAGGCTACATGAATATGAATGATAGTTTACAGGCTACATGTCTCCAAAATGATCCATATGCATTATGTCTTTCGTTTAACTGGTATAAATCAAAATTCTCACCTGAATGAAAAGGTAGTCAGTCGTAAACTTAAAACCTTCTTCCAAAGTAAAAAACAAATATGTGGCGAACTAATtcataaatacttttttttaacgCCTTTGACGAAAACAAAACGTTCCCTTGCCTAAATGAGAACCGTGTGATGGACACATTGACCTCAATAGAAATGGGCAGAATTCAATGGATGTGTTTTCCATATAGTTGAACCTAAACAGCTGTTTGAAGACTTGTTTAGGATAGGATAAATTAATCCCAACAAAAACCTACTTTTGAGCGTTCAAAAGCGTTACACTGAATAGCACAAACCCGTTAAATCGAGTGCACCCCGCCCCCGCCAACTAAACTTCTACGCATCTGTTTGTCTTGGCAGCGTTGAAGAAAAGTATTCGGAAGAAACAATGGAAATAAAGACACTAAAATATTATTTGAAATGCTACGTTACCACTTCTGCAATAAGAAGTTGTCCTTTCCGTGAAGATGCGAATTCTTTTGCGATTGGGAGAATCGTTTGAAGGACACTTTGGCGCGGTCCAGTCGTACCGGGAGCTTCGATGTCCCCCATTTCAAAGATAACGTTTGACTTGAGTAATGGTTACAGATCCAGCGGGCTGGAAGAGTTGAGAGTGGAAAATACAAAGCCCCGAAAAAAGAGTGTTGCTTCTTGAAGTGGAAACGGAAATAATGACAGTGAGAAAACGTAGTTCACAAAGGCGCAACATCTGCATTCCAGAAGAGATGTTAGTTGACTGGGCTATGTGCATGCGTCAAAACTAAAATACTGTAATGTATTTGTTAAAATTGTTGTGATGTATCCCTCGAGTTTTATAAATAATCTGTTTTAAGTTTATAGGGCTGTGGTCCAACTTTATGGGAACGTCATAAACAACTCAAAATGCAATAGAAACATTACTtaagaataaaaaaataaaaaatataaaaaataaagaagaatAAAGTAGAAATAGACTCGGCCTACATGTAATCTGACATTGTTTAAAACATGATACAGGCCTAGGTTTCAAaggtgtatttattttttatacatgaTATTTGTGTTATTGCATTGATTAGGCTATAGAAACAAATGGGCCATCTGCAGTTGATATATCAATTTTTGGATTTAGAAATTAATGATATATGTACTcatataaatgcctcatgagcttagttctactgccataccccatcagaacacaaaatataagcttgttttactccaataaTTGTAAACATATTaagtgtaaacaaacactatatagcctcgaaacatggttaaaactacaatgttgatatcattgatggtcagtccttgcatacatagctctgtctatgaatttgagagtggttacatttatcCAGCCCCATATCCTTCAGGTTTTTACCAAAATGGGCCAGGGCCaagctttgttattgtttgaactgctgattgcccctttaaacctACACATGCACTACCTTTCAGAAGTTTGgtgtcacatagaaatgtccttgtttttgaaagaaaagcacatgttttgttcattaaaataacaaaattgatcagaaatacagtgtggacattgttaatgttgtacatgactattgtagctggaaacggctgatttttaatggaatatctacatagacgtacaggggcccattatcagcaaccatcactcctgtgttccaatggcatgttgtgttagtttataattttaaaaggctaattgatcattagaaaacacttttgcaagtatgttagcacagctgaaaactgttgttctgattaaataagcaataaaactggccttctttagactagttgagtatctggagcatcagcatttgtgagttcgattacaggctcaaaatggccagaaacaaataactttcttctgaaactcgtcagtctattcttgttctgagaaatgaagcctactattccatgcgagaaattgccaagaaactgaagatgcgtactactcccttcacagaacagcgcaaactggccctaaccagagtagaaagaggggtgggaggccccggtgcacaaaaaTAATTAAGATGGgcgaaagaacacagacactggacagaggaactctgagaGTGAGTATCTGAAGAGACAATTGTGGTGTCTTCACTTCACAGTGCCAGTTGCTGCTGTTCTTAGTTGATTGAATGTGACCCTCTTGAAAAGCATGCAACCATCCACACACCACAGGCCTGTTGCTATGAAACCCACTATCTGGATAGGGAAAGTATACAAGACTCAGTGTTAATATCAGATATAGGCTACAAGATAGAATTATAGCTGACATTTTTTTGTAGTAGTTCATTCATTAGTTGTACTGGGTGCCAAATGTGGGATTACAGTATATATTCACGTTAGTAGAAATGTTCATAAGGATTGTATTTCCTCCGGGCAGTTCATTATTGACAGGATGGTGTGTAAGATGAGGCTTCACCCAGAAACCCAGTTCTATAAGGCCCCCAAATAGAAGGTCAACAAGGAATACATTTGTTTTTATCTCACCCCTCCACCCAGGGTCCCTGTCACTGTGTAAGTGGACACTGCTATCAGACTCAGGATAAGTATGAAGACTGCTGCAAACAGTGAGTTGAACAAATCCTGAAGAAGAAAAGACAATGGAAGTTACTCAGAAAGCTTGACTGCCTGACATTTTCACAGCAGTTAATCAATGTGaaagacatacagtaaacactGTACTGTAATTGAATAGGTTCCTTACAACGAGAGGCCAGAAGAACAGAGTCAGCTTCTTGTTCAACTTCAGCGTGTACAGCAGAAGCAGGGAGAATGTGATCACAAACTCCATGCATGTAGCTGCAATGTATTTGGGCCTGGATGTTAcagcaaaacacacacatgctacaAACATAGTCCCCTGAAACAGAGAGCATTGGCAATTAGGAAATTATAGGAAATGCTAATTGATAGTTTCCATTCAAAGATATTTAAGGACAGTCTCTAATCCTACAAATTGAAATGGTTGTTTCACACCAAAAGCTGTGAAAATTAGGGTCGTTTTTATTGATTAAAATGTAATGTCCACTAGAGGGCATGCAGTATCTTGTTTAACGTTTATCATCAACTACAGGGTTTAACGTTTGTACAGTTCACAGGAACTACAGCTCTGACATTCACTTCTAGTTCTGCTTTGTCATAGACAACATATTTAGGTAATAATGTAAATCAACATAATCTCTCTGTAAGAGTAAACTATTGTAATATCCTGTAACAATACTGTGTAATACATTCTTGCTGTTTTTATCAAATTTACACCAGATATATGGCTTTATCGGGGGTGATAAGTCTTTCCAAAACCCAGTGGTTTAACAAAGTATGAAAAAATGTCTCACCATCTCTACTAATTTAATGACACCCCTCAAGGATCTGAGAAAAGCAGTATCAACCTCCATGGGTAAATGAAGGTATGTTACTGGTTGTTTTGGAACAGTCGCCTGTCATGTTACGTTGCAAAAGAACCAGCTCTGAGTCTGTGTTTCCTGAAGAAGCTATTTCCTTTCAGTTGCAGGAAATTACAGTTCGTTGCAATCACTTCTAAACATACTAGGCCGTATCATACTGCTTGCATGCCACTAAACAAACTAACCATGATCTGAAAATGTCAATCAATCTGTATAGAATATTACAATCAGAAAATATTTGATTGACTTTCTCATGTAGGCCTACAGACATAGAGGCTTAAAAACATTATGAGCAGCCCTATATATTTTAATGATCCTCATCATTGCTGTACTGATAGTCTGGCATAAATCACGGTAGCAGTGTTACCTATAAATGAGTCCCTTTGCCCTCAATAGTGATGGCAGTTGGTGGAGGGAATGCAGGTCTCAGAACAAATAAAGCGCTTCAACCAATAG
This genomic interval from Oncorhynchus keta strain PuntledgeMale-10-30-2019 chromosome 2, Oket_V2, whole genome shotgun sequence contains the following:
- the LOC127912001 gene encoding chemokine-like factor → MEVDTAFLRSLRGVIKLVEMGTMFVACVCFAVTSRPKYIAATCMEFVITFSLLLLYTLKLNKKLTLFFWPLVDLFNSLFAAVFILILSLIAVSTYTVTGTLGGGIVGFIATGLWCVDGCMLFKRVTFNQLRTAATGTVK